A part of Paramisgurnus dabryanus chromosome 15, PD_genome_1.1, whole genome shotgun sequence genomic DNA contains:
- the pcdh8 gene encoding protocadherin-8, whose product MKFTCGYLILACIIYKGFCTTTKYFTYEEDAIGTEIGNLSRDLKMDPTEDPETSFNFMQKTSASVIHMRQMDGLLTVGETIDRELMCHRSPQCLVTFDVVAFSKGKFQLIHVEVEIKDINDHAPRFARNETRIEITENAPLLARFPLDIAVDRDVGDNYVQSYQITHTSHFGVEVSTQEDGTKFAELVLIKALDRETEEFYTLEVTATDGGTPPKSGSTTVYIQVLDFNDNSPTFEHSSLRVELNEDSPAGTRVLKVHAFDPDAGINGEVVYGFVEGSPSEVTRIFQIDLISGEVTLKDRVDYEKKKSYELHIQASDLGTNSVSSSCRALVDIVDVNDNAPEITIKPMTSTSDGVAFITEAAAVESFVALVSTSDSDSGTNGYVRTSLRGHEHFKLQQAYSDTFMIVTTATLDRETISEYNLTVEAEDLGTPPFKTITHYTIRVTDENDNCPLFSQTSYDVSIVENNIPGSYITTTLAKDLDAGKNGKVSYSLVEGKTADGAALSTFVSIDPVSGSLYTLRSFNFETLKEVEFTVKATDKGSLPLSSTALVRIHVLDDNDNYPYFTYPVLRNHTADIPIPLNAQAGYLALRLTAQDEDDGENSDLSFQIVEDDAQLFFMNRKSGEIVLKQSMSASCGDILEVKVSVVDKGREPLSSTATIRFVVTDTGSQEDQVIILLQSKDEETLSFEFGTVVIVAIACGCTLFVVAIGILMVTCTIRRRRRNYGRDGLYGSSPLSKSDTTTSDLYGGPECFLANEVDSIHHCLYEGKSLDFEEKLFLPCKPFEQTFLWQDEKYCLQRSGTSNTDQLSVKDSGKGDSDFNDSDSDTSAVALKRSLTTFQPVNRSSFNSAGDWRGNAGVIQTQNIHIPPGTAYTIGFSPAPIYNLTHVHSHPWKEINNKTNTLQTFSRTETLLSAHQMRRTTGVTGDKSGPVVSTTSEVATTF is encoded by the exons ATGAAGTTCACCTGCGGTTATTTAATACTTGCTTGCATCATTTACAAAGGCTTCTGTACAACAACGAAATACTTCACATATGAGGAAGACGCGATTGGTACAGAGATTGGAAACCTTTCACGGGACTTGAAAATGGATCCGACTGAAGACCCAGAGACATCATTTAACTTCATGCAGAAGACAAGCGCATCCGTAATTCACATGAGACAGATGGACGGACTCTTAACAGTCGGAGAAACCATTGATCGGGAACTGATGTGCCACCGATCGCCGCAGTGTCTCGTAACTTTTGACGTCGTCGCCTTTTCGAAGGGAAAGTTTCAGCTCATTCACGTGGAGGTCGAGATAAAAGACATAAACGATCACGCGCCTCGGTTTGCGCGCAACGAGACGCGCATAGAGATAACAGAAAACGCGCCTTTGCTCGCTCGGTTCCCCTTGGACATCGCCGTGGACCGGGACGTCGGGGACAATTACGTCCAAAGTTACCAAATTACGCACACGAGTCATTTCGGTGTCGAGGTCAGTACCCAGGAAGACGGAACCAAATTCGCTGAACTTGTGCTGATTAAAGCACTTGACAGGGAAACCGAAGAGTTCTACACACTCGAGGTGACGGCGACAGATGGTGGGACTCCTCCAAAGTCAGGGTCGACCACCGTTTACATACAAGTGCTGGACTTCAACGATAACAGCCCAACTTTTGAACACAGCTCACTCAGAGTGGAACTAAACGAAGATTCCCCTGCCGGTACGCGCGTGCTGAAAGTTCACGCGTTCGACCCAGATGCTGGGATTAATGGAGAGGTCGTTTATGGGTTTGTCGAAGGCTCCCCATCGGAGGTGACGCGCATCTTCCAGATCGACCTCATCTCTGGTGAGGTGACCCTTAAAGACAGGGTCGATTATGAGAAAAAGAAGTCGTACGAGTTACACATCCAGGCCTCCGATTTGGGCACAAATTCGGTTTCATCCTCGTGTCGCGCGCTTGTAGACATCGTTGATGTGAACGACAACGCGCCAGAGATCACCATTAAGCCCATGACCTCCACGAGCGACGGGGTGGCGTTTATTACCGAGGCCGCGGCCGTGGAGAGCTTCGTGGCTCTGGTCAGCACCTCAGACAGCGACTCTGGAACCAATGGTTACGTGCGCACCAGTTTGCGAGGACACGAGCACTTTAAACTGCAACAAGCCTATAGCGACACATTTATGATCGTTACGACCGCAACTTTGGATAGAGAAACAATTTCAGAGTACAATCTCACAGTGGAGGCCGAGGATTTGGGAACGCCACCCTTTAAAACCATTACGCACTATACGATACGCGTCACGGACGAGAATGATAATTGTCCTTTGTTTAGCCAAACCAGTTATGATGTATCAATAGTAGAAAATAACATCCCGGGGTCATACATAACTACAACGCTTGCGAAGGATCTCGATGCTGGTAAAAACGGAAAGGTGTCATACAGCCTTGTTGAAGGCAAAACAGCCGATGGTGCTGCGCTGTCGACGTTTGTGTCCATAGACCCCGTGTCTGGGTCACTCTACACACTTAGATCGTTTAATTTTGAGACTCTTAAAGAAGTCGAGTTTACTGTTAAAGCCACTGACAAAGGCTCCCTGCCTTTATCCAGTACTGCTTTAGTGCGAATCCACGTGCTGGATGACAACGACAACTACCCCTACTTTACATATCCCGTATTAAGGAATCATACAGCTGACATCCCAATACCCCTGAACGCGCAGGCTGGTTATCTGGCTTTACGCTTGACCGCGCAAGATGAAGATGATGGAGAAAACAGTGATCTGAGCTTTCAAATAGTGGAGGATGACGCACAACTTTTCTTTATGAATAGAAAGAGTGGTGAAATTGTTTTGAAACAAAGTATGTCAGCATCATGTGGAGACATTTTGGAAGTCAAGGTTTCTGTTGTGGATAAGGGCAGAGAGCCTCTTTCAAGCACAGCAACTATTCGGTTTGTGGTGACGGACACTGGCTCCCAGGAGGACCAGGTAATTATTTTACTGCAATCTAAGGATgaagagactctaagctttgaATTTGGGACAGTTGTTATTGTTGCTATAGCATGTGGGTGCACACTGTTTGTGGTGGCCATTGGCATCCTCATGGTGACTTGCACAATAAGACGGAGACGGAGAAACTATGGGAGAGATGGACTGTACGGGTCAAGCCCTCTTTCTAAGAGTGACACCACCACCTCAGATTTATACGGTGGCCCTGAATGTTTCCTTGCAAATGAAGTAGATTCAATACACCACTGTCTTTATGAAGGCAAGAGCCTGGACTTTGAGGAGAAG CTTTTCCTGCCATGCAAACCTTTCGAACAAACATTTTTATGGCAAGATGAAAAATACTGTCTACAAAGGAG TGGCACCAGCAACACGGATCAGCTGAGCGTGAAGGACAGTGGGAAAGGAGACAGTGATTTCAATGACAGCGATTCTGACACCAGCGCAGTCGCTCTCAAGAGAAGTCTGACTACATTTCAACCAGTCAACAGAA gtTCATTCAACTCTGCAGGAGATTGGAGAGGCAACGCTGGAGTTATACAGACTCAGAACATTCACATCCCACCCGGGACCGCTTATACCATAGGATTCTCCCCTGCTCCAATTTACAATCTGACCCATGTTCATTCTCATCCCTGGAAagaaattaataataaaacaaatacattacaGACTTTCTCCAGGACTGAAACACTGCTTTCTGCTCATCAGATGAGGAGAACGACAGGTGTGACTGGAGATAAATCTGGACCTGTGGTCTCAACTACATCTGAAGTTGCTACAACCTTTTAA
- the slitrk5b gene encoding SLIT and NTRK-like protein 5, whose amino-acid sequence MQVTEYISARQTSVIVNMHMWILAISSFSTLFSLIEMFDVYGDICRGLCVCEERDGIQTASCENRAIHNLSNVTPLQLNSYHLLLTGNLLKKISLDDFVNYEGLTVLHLGNNDISEIEPGAFNGLQGLRRLHLNNNKIEALQDDTFLGLESLQYLQMDYNYISNIEPNALSGLQQLEVFILNDNLLSSLPVNIFQYVPLTHLDLRGNQLKVLPYSGLLEHLSHIVELQLEENLWNCSCQLIALKAWLESISYTALVGDVVCETPFRLHGRDLDEISKQELCPRSAIAEYEMREEPAHSSEVLFRTTPATVMAAFASSTILRPSKQPKGSRSSGKLRVKPTSRSSSNKPHNYGPMLAYQTKSPVSLDCPNACTCNLQISDLGLNVNCQERKIESVSDLNPKPYNPKKMYLTGNYISSVCSSDFAGATGLDLLHLGNNRIAVIHDRTFGQLIHLRRLYLNGNLLERLTEEMLYGLQSLQFLYLEYNVIREIAQGAFQQAPNLQLLFLNNNLLKTLPVGIFDGLNLARLSLRSNHLRSLPVAGVLEELTSLVQIDLFENPWDCSCLILDMKNWLEQLSAGTVVNTIVCESPLGLSGEDMRYLPSSHLCPENSNVQSTIEPPSEESFPGSTITLETALDYDTQHPAVPLSVLILALLLIFILSVFVAAGLFAVIMKRRKKSERLASLSTNASSFNAIYDDGATGKSRMSAGHVYEYIPPAAESLAKHIPYSPSEGNATEGYRDFEELNRVLTASSDEEVRSDAISAGTPDALNRHSPLLDDNYFYRDILARDPQASYRGNLACKHSTHASSHCVPDFDARQQYLNPDGIQQAAAYCSTPANVYTEPGRSEYWELKAKLHFKPDYLEVHEKRTTFTQF is encoded by the exons ATGCAG GTGACAGAATACATCTCTGCTCGACAAACATCCGTCATCGTAAACATGCATATGTGGATATTGGCCATATCATCTTTTTCAACGCTGTTCAGCCTTATTGAGATGTTTGACGTTTATGGAGATATATGTAGAGGATTGTGTGTCTGTGAGGAGAGAGATGGGATTCAGACAGCCAGCTGTGAAAACAGGGCAATTCACAATCTTTCAAATGTCACGCCTTTACAGTTGAATTCATATCATCTTCTGCTCACGGGCAATCTGCTGAAGAAAATCTCACTGGATGATTTTGTTAACTATGAGGGACTCACCGTTTTACATCTAGGAAACAATGATATATCCGAAATCGAACCTGGGGCGTTTAATGGACTCCAGGGATTAAGGAGACTGCATCTAAACAATAACAAAATTGAAGCATTACAGGACGATACGTTTCTTGGACTGGAGAGCCTGCAGTACCTACAGATGGACTACAATTACATCAGCAACATCGAACCAAACGCCCTGAGCGGTTTACAACAGTTAGAGGTGTTTATTCTGAACGACAACTTGCTATCTTCTTTGCCGGTCAACATTTTTCAGTATGTTCCTCTAACTCATCTCGACCTAAGAGGAAACCAACTCAAAGTGCTTCCGTATAGCGGCCTTCTGGAGCACCTGAGTCACATCGTGGAGTTACAGCTTGAAGAAAACCTGTGGAATTGCTCTTGCCAACTCATCGCTCTCAAAGCTTGGCTCGAGAGCATCTCCTACACGGCATTAGTTGGAGACGTGGTGTGCGAGACGCCTTTCCGGCTGCACGGTCGAGACCTCGATGAGATCTCCAAGCAGGAGCTGTGTCCCCGGAGTGCCATCGCAGAATATGAAATGCGTGAGGAACCTGCTCACAGCAGCGAGGTCCTCTTTAGGACCACGCCAGCAACGGTGATGGCTGCATTCGCGTCCTCAACAATCTTACGGCCCTCGAAACAGCCGAAAGGCAGCCGTTCGTCAGGAAAACTGCGAGTTAAACCCACTTCTCGCTCATCCTCCAACAAACCTCATAATTATGGCCCGATGTTGGCCTATCAGACCAAATCTCCCGTGTCCCTGGATTGCCCCAACGCGTGCACTTGCAATCTCCAGATCTCAGACTTGGGTTTAAACGTTAACTGTCAAGAAAGGAAAATCGAGAGCGTTTCTGATCTCAATCCCAAACCGTACAACCCCAAGAAAATGTACCTCACGGGAAATTACATCTCTTCTGTGTGCAGTTCAGACTTCGCCGGTGCGACCGGATTAGATTTGCTTCACTTAGGCAACAACCGTATAGCCGTCATTCACGATCGAACGTTTGGTCAGCTAATACATCTGAGGAGGCTTTACCTGAATGGAAACCTATTAGAGCGCCTGACCGAGGAAATGCTGTACGGGTTACAGAGTCTCCAGTTTCTGTATCTGGAATACAATGTCATCCGAGAGATCGCGCAAGGCGCCTTTCAGCAAGCGCCGAATCTTCAACTGCTTTTCCTCAACAACAACCTTCTCAAGACGTTACCGGTGGGAATCTTTGACGGATTAAATCTGGCTCGACTAAGTCTGCGTAGCAACCACCTCCGCTCTCTGCCGGTCGCCGGCGTTTTAGAGGAGCTAACATCGCTTGTGCAAATAGATCTGTTCGAGAACCCGTGGGATTGCTCTTGTCTCATTTTGGACATGAAGAACTGGTTGGAGCAGCTCAGCGCCGGCACCGTGGTGAACACCATCGTTTGCGAATCTCCGCTCGGGCTCTCAGGAGAAGATATGCGCTATCTTCCATCCTCTCATCTCTGCCCagaaaactcaaatgttcagtCTACCATTGAACCACCCTCGGAGGAATCTTTCCCTGGCAGTACCATCACCTTAGAAACAGCCTTGGATTATGACACGCAGCATCCTGCAGTCCCTCTCTCAGTTCTTATTCTCGCCTTATTGCTCATTTTTATATTGTCTGTTTTTGTCGCCGCAGGTCTCTTTGCTGTCATAATGAAACGCCGCAAAAAGTCTGAGCGCTTGGCTTCGCTCTCCACCAACGCGAGCTCCTTCAATGCGATTTATGACGACGGTGCAACAGGAAAGTCTAGAATGTCCGCGGGCCATGTCTACGAGTACATACCACCTGCAGCTGAGAGTCTCGCAAAACACATCCCATATAGTCCCAGTGAGGGAAACGCAACCGAGGGTTACAGAGACTTTGAAGAACTCAACAGAGTTCTGACAGCCAGCTCAGATGAAGAGGTGAGGAGCGATGCGATCAGTGCCGGCACTCCGGATGCCCTCAACAGACACTCCCCTCTTCTGGATGACAACTACTTTTACAGAGATATCTTGGCGAGAGACCCGCAAGCTTCTTACAGGGGTAATTTAGCATGCAAACACAGCACACATGCATCATCTCACTGCGTGCCAGACTTCGATGCGAGACAACAATACTTAAATCCAGACGGGATACAGCAGGCCGCTGCGTACTGCTCTACGCCAGCCAACGTCTACACGGAGCCCGGTCGAAGCGAGTACTGGGAACTGAAAGCAAAGCTTCACTTTAAACCAGACTATCTGGAGGTTCACGAGAAAAGAACAACCTTCACCCAGTTTTGA